One region of Chthoniobacterales bacterium genomic DNA includes:
- a CDS encoding helix-turn-helix transcriptional regulator — MELTAEDYEWLLQTVEAFHRAESVGDLSRELLARGERLNARGWVEADAEGRWIEGAPDHRRMAAWNGTLRLPAIGTGGEIVWRSEAGVALALGWVDPLTRWVGWWMTPVPEDGEALAQRLMPTLLTTYSRASGERRGEARGVDGAVGALTLREEEVSRWIAEGKTDMEIGQILGISERTVGKHRDNIFAKVGVTNRASLTRWLLGRTGRWE, encoded by the coding sequence ATGGAACTCACAGCGGAGGATTATGAATGGTTGCTGCAGACGGTGGAGGCCTTCCATCGAGCGGAATCCGTCGGCGACCTTTCGCGAGAATTGCTGGCGCGTGGCGAACGATTGAACGCGCGCGGCTGGGTCGAGGCGGATGCGGAGGGACGCTGGATCGAGGGCGCGCCGGACCACCGTCGCATGGCTGCCTGGAATGGAACTTTGCGCCTCCCCGCGATCGGCACCGGGGGGGAAATCGTCTGGCGCAGCGAGGCCGGCGTGGCCCTCGCGCTCGGCTGGGTGGACCCGCTCACTCGCTGGGTGGGCTGGTGGATGACGCCCGTGCCGGAGGACGGCGAAGCGCTTGCGCAGCGCCTCATGCCGACGTTGCTGACGACGTATTCCCGGGCGAGCGGCGAGCGCCGTGGTGAGGCCCGCGGCGTCGACGGCGCGGTGGGGGCGCTGACATTGCGCGAGGAGGAAGTCTCCCGCTGGATCGCCGAAGGAAAGACCGACATGGAAATCGGGCAAATTCTCGGCATCAGCGAACGCACCGTCGGCAAGCATCGCGACAATATTTTTGCGAAGGTCGGCGTGACCAATCGCGCCTCTCTCACCCGCTGGCTGCTTGGCCGCACGGGGCGCTGGGAATAG
- a CDS encoding fibronectin type III domain-containing protein, protein MASQRIPQTYSPLVSLAGDAADGAATHGPAIGLVENTAEAILADLEALAGRAGIPSLSGLPGNFEVMPVAGMQPLYLAAKSRKTVVTASLRTIESNARAFCAAAIDTLRPRLGERRNGDPEAFGLEAGALAIPAGIAPLLAEIHAHFLQNPSHENPDAGITAAHSAAWREALAEARKASNESNAACGQAKLARDTAQARLHERLGNLVVELGRLLAPDDSRWYAFGFDRPADGDRPGPIANLVLTPGSAGMVLADWDDARRADRYRVYRQTPHESAPIAVANAVLESEYTLTGLPSGLVVRISIVPVNEAGSGPESTPAEILVP, encoded by the coding sequence ATGGCCAGCCAGAGGATTCCCCAGACGTATTCCCCCCTTGTCAGCCTCGCCGGCGATGCCGCGGACGGCGCTGCCACCCACGGGCCCGCCATCGGCCTCGTCGAGAACACGGCCGAGGCCATTCTTGCCGATCTCGAAGCGCTCGCCGGCCGCGCTGGCATTCCCTCGCTTTCCGGTCTGCCTGGCAATTTTGAAGTGATGCCCGTCGCCGGAATGCAGCCGCTTTATCTTGCGGCGAAGAGCCGTAAAACGGTGGTTACCGCCTCGCTCCGCACGATCGAATCGAACGCTCGCGCCTTTTGCGCCGCGGCGATCGATACGCTCCGGCCTCGCCTTGGGGAGAGGCGAAATGGCGATCCCGAGGCGTTCGGGCTCGAGGCGGGCGCACTTGCCATTCCCGCGGGCATCGCGCCGCTGCTCGCCGAAATTCACGCCCATTTTCTTCAGAATCCGTCTCACGAAAATCCCGACGCCGGGATCACCGCAGCGCACAGCGCCGCGTGGCGCGAGGCTCTCGCCGAGGCGCGCAAGGCCTCCAACGAAAGCAATGCCGCCTGCGGGCAGGCGAAGCTTGCGCGCGATACCGCCCAGGCCCGGCTTCATGAGCGCCTCGGAAATCTCGTCGTCGAGCTTGGCCGGTTGCTCGCTCCGGATGACTCCCGCTGGTATGCGTTTGGCTTCGATCGACCGGCCGATGGCGACCGCCCCGGGCCGATCGCGAACCTCGTTCTTACTCCCGGCTCCGCCGGCATGGTGCTGGCCGATTGGGATGACGCGCGGCGGGCCGACCGATATCGCGTCTATCGACAGACTCCGCACGAATCCGCGCCGATCGCCGTGGCTAATGCCGTGCTCGAAAGTGAATACACGCTCACCGGGCTGCCGAGCGGCCTGGTCGTGCGCATCAGCATCGTGCCCGTCAACGAGGCGGGCAGTGGTCCCGAATCCACCCCCGCCGAGATCCTTGTGCCGTAG
- a CDS encoding DUF2092 domain-containing protein, giving the protein MRPLLLLGLLVVPFLPIQAASPSGDQILRQMSDTLAAAKTFRFSATREIDGALLGLDSGPLKARVAILVQRPDRFAAVAEGKGGRREFIADGRALTLFEARPNFYSVVPMPATLDLLIARLDEKFGFTPPLAEFALSNPYRELRKDATTVTWLGRATVGGGFLGIGGVLCDRLSLQGPHADAELWIGVKDHLPRKLVATFKTFAEKPRLRVTFHHWDLAAKATPADFTFTPPKGAMKIEMWSVEKMRSATTR; this is encoded by the coding sequence ATGAGACCACTGCTCCTTCTCGGGCTCCTCGTCGTTCCGTTTCTTCCCATCCAGGCCGCTTCGCCCAGCGGCGACCAGATTCTCCGGCAAATGTCGGACACGCTCGCGGCGGCGAAAACGTTCCGCTTCTCGGCCACGCGAGAAATCGACGGGGCGCTGCTCGGTCTGGATTCCGGCCCGCTGAAGGCCCGCGTCGCCATCCTCGTGCAGCGCCCGGACCGCTTTGCCGCCGTCGCCGAGGGCAAGGGTGGCCGGCGGGAGTTCATCGCCGACGGCCGCGCGCTCACGCTTTTCGAAGCCCGCCCGAATTTCTATTCCGTCGTGCCCATGCCGGCCACGCTGGACCTGCTGATCGCCCGCCTCGACGAGAAGTTCGGCTTCACGCCGCCGCTCGCCGAATTCGCGCTCAGCAATCCCTATCGCGAACTCCGCAAGGACGCGACCACGGTCACCTGGCTGGGTCGCGCGACCGTTGGCGGAGGATTTCTCGGCATCGGCGGCGTTCTCTGCGACCGGCTGTCGCTGCAGGGCCCCCACGCGGACGCCGAGCTCTGGATCGGCGTGAAGGATCACCTCCCGCGCAAGCTCGTCGCCACGTTCAAGACCTTCGCCGAGAAACCCCGGCTCCGCGTCACGTTCCACCACTGGGACCTCGCCGCAAAAGCCACGCCCGCCGACTTCACCTTCACGCCGCCGAAGGGGGCCATGAAGATCGAGATGTGGAGCGTCGAGAAAATGCGTTCCGCCACCACGCGCTAG
- a CDS encoding serine hydrolase domain-containing protein, which produces MPNGFAFFPPPLHATAGLLLLLAGVIPTQAKIPTDKISDLANGYVQSGTVPGIIVGIWGPAGDFTLIRHGTADIATGAPMARANTQRIGSITKSFTVTRLLQLADEGKLSLDDPIDKYVPGLRNGDATLRELANMTSGIFNYTEDQPFIIDFVFHPTKTWTDRQIVAVANRHKPYFKPGDGWHYSNTNTVLLGMVIERVTGNPLRTEITRHLIRPLGLDHTSYPTGVFLPSPFTHGYATLDADVGRVDLTESSPSGSSGAGAMISTLDDIHIWGRSLARGSLISRSAQLERLRMVDSASGVGPFYDRYGLALGRIDGWIGHTADILGYQSLVMHNLVADETVVIFVNASNPDHIPTELFQKMTPLLASAIPSRSTTLRVAGRRHRSTSASVVTLRGRAGSAAGILGVQVASGSRSWRLASGRESWSAKVRLHPGRNAISLRAADRLGRRSKVVQITIDRR; this is translated from the coding sequence ATGCCGAACGGATTCGCCTTCTTCCCACCCCCGCTCCACGCAACCGCCGGCCTGCTGCTTCTTCTCGCGGGCGTCATCCCGACGCAGGCAAAGATCCCGACGGACAAGATCAGCGACCTGGCCAACGGGTATGTCCAGTCGGGCACCGTGCCGGGCATCATCGTCGGCATCTGGGGTCCCGCGGGCGATTTCACGCTGATCAGGCACGGCACCGCAGATATCGCGACCGGCGCCCCGATGGCCCGGGCGAACACGCAGCGCATCGGCAGCATTACAAAATCCTTCACCGTCACGCGCCTTCTCCAGCTCGCGGACGAAGGAAAACTCAGCCTCGACGACCCGATCGACAAATACGTGCCCGGTCTGCGCAACGGCGACGCGACCCTGCGCGAACTTGCGAACATGACCAGCGGGATTTTCAACTACACGGAGGACCAGCCGTTCATCATCGATTTCGTCTTCCATCCGACGAAGACCTGGACCGACCGCCAGATCGTCGCCGTGGCGAACCGGCACAAGCCCTACTTCAAGCCCGGCGACGGCTGGCACTACTCGAACACCAACACCGTGCTCCTCGGCATGGTCATCGAGCGCGTCACCGGAAATCCCCTCCGCACCGAGATCACTCGCCATCTCATCCGCCCGCTCGGTCTAGACCACACGAGCTATCCCACCGGCGTTTTCCTTCCGAGCCCCTTCACCCACGGCTACGCCACCCTCGATGCCGATGTGGGACGCGTCGACCTCACGGAAAGCTCGCCCTCTGGCTCCTCCGGCGCCGGTGCCATGATCTCGACGCTCGACGACATCCACATTTGGGGACGCTCGCTCGCCCGCGGCTCCCTCATTAGCCGCAGCGCCCAGCTCGAGCGTCTGCGCATGGTCGATTCCGCCAGCGGTGTCGGCCCCTTCTACGACCGCTACGGCCTCGCCCTGGGCCGGATCGATGGCTGGATCGGCCACACCGCCGACATTCTCGGCTACCAGAGCCTCGTGATGCACAACCTCGTCGCCGACGAGACCGTGGTGATCTTCGTGAACGCGTCGAACCCCGACCACATCCCGACGGAGCTTTTCCAGAAGATGACGCCGCTGCTCGCGTCGGCCATTCCTTCCCGCTCGACGACCCTTCGCGTCGCCGGGAGGCGCCACCGCTCCACAAGCGCGTCTGTCGTCACCCTGCGCGGTCGCGCCGGCAGCGCCGCCGGCATCCTCGGCGTGCAGGTTGCCTCGGGCTCACGTTCCTGGCGCCTCGCATCCGGCAGGGAATCCTGGTCCGCAAAAGTTCGCCTTCACCCCGGGCGCAACGCGATTTCTCTTCGCGCGGCGGACCGGCTCGGCCGCCGCTCCAAGGTCGTGCAAATCACGATCGACCGACGCTAG
- a CDS encoding glycosyltransferase → MRIVFASLGSLGDLHPLLALARAAAARGHVPVIAASVGFRGYVEENGFGFHAIRPDFAFEPGLVGHLFHPQHGPERLMREQVFPNVRQTYADLLAATSGADLLVVGELLYVAPLVAAERGIPWANAILAPTSFLSAWDPCVLAPVPQLFVLRRLGRWPYQLIFALGRIVTRRWSAPLGAFREELGFAAGASPVFDAKHSPLLTLALFPSFLAAPQPDWPPRVVQTGFPFFEQAIRPDVAARLERFLAAGAPPIVFTLGSSVVEIAENFYQCAADTARRLGRRAILLTGRNAAPAELPDSILAVDYAPLDRVLPAAAAMVHQGGIGTCGEALRWGVPSVVIPFGFDQPDNAERLRRLGVAAVLPRGRFSAGRLEVMLRRVLDAAPMRERARVLAAQIHPAADLERSLDALERLVETPRVRTAAL, encoded by the coding sequence ATGCGCATCGTCTTTGCCTCCCTCGGCTCGCTGGGCGATCTGCACCCCCTGCTCGCACTGGCTCGTGCCGCCGCCGCGCGCGGACATGTGCCGGTGATCGCGGCATCGGTGGGCTTTCGCGGTTACGTGGAAGAGAATGGCTTCGGGTTTCACGCGATCCGCCCGGACTTTGCGTTCGAGCCGGGGCTCGTCGGTCACCTGTTTCATCCGCAACACGGGCCCGAGCGGCTCATGCGCGAACAGGTATTTCCCAATGTCCGGCAGACCTACGCCGATCTGCTCGCAGCCACCTCCGGCGCCGATCTGCTCGTCGTCGGCGAATTGCTCTACGTCGCGCCGCTCGTCGCTGCGGAACGCGGGATCCCCTGGGCGAATGCCATCCTTGCGCCAACGTCGTTTCTCTCCGCGTGGGACCCCTGCGTGCTCGCGCCGGTTCCCCAACTCTTCGTCCTGCGCCGGCTCGGGCGCTGGCCGTATCAACTGATCTTCGCGCTCGGGCGAATCGTCACCCGCCGGTGGAGCGCGCCGCTCGGCGCCTTCCGCGAGGAGCTCGGATTTGCCGCGGGCGCGAGCCCGGTCTTCGACGCCAAGCACTCGCCGTTGCTCACGCTTGCGCTTTTTCCGTCGTTTCTCGCCGCGCCGCAGCCCGACTGGCCGCCGCGCGTCGTGCAAACCGGCTTCCCGTTTTTCGAGCAGGCGATTCGGCCCGACGTCGCCGCGCGACTGGAGCGATTTCTGGCCGCGGGCGCCCCGCCCATCGTCTTCACGCTCGGGTCGAGCGTCGTGGAAATTGCGGAAAATTTCTACCAATGTGCGGCCGATACGGCCCGGCGGCTCGGGCGACGGGCGATCCTCCTCACCGGGCGAAATGCGGCGCCGGCGGAGCTCCCGGATTCGATCCTGGCGGTCGACTACGCGCCGCTCGATCGCGTGCTGCCGGCTGCCGCCGCCATGGTGCACCAGGGCGGCATCGGCACCTGCGGCGAGGCTCTGCGCTGGGGCGTGCCTTCGGTGGTGATCCCGTTTGGTTTCGACCAGCCGGACAATGCCGAGCGCCTGCGCCGTCTCGGCGTGGCCGCGGTGCTGCCGCGCGGGCGATTCTCGGCCGGTCGGCTCGAGGTCATGCTCCGGCGCGTGCTCGATGCGGCGCCGATGCGCGAGCGGGCGCGCGTCCTCGCCGCGCAGATCCACCCTGCGGCCGATCTGGAACGCTCGCTCGACGCGCTCGAGCGTCTCGTCGAAACTCCCCGCGTCCGCACGGCGGCGCTTTGA